A region of Deltaproteobacteria bacterium DNA encodes the following proteins:
- a CDS encoding rhodanese-related sulfurtransferase, producing MSQIHIILFYKFTEMDEPEEFASEQRDFCKRLGLLGKILVAKEGINGSLSGSEDQIRRYKEYLSGIPQFSDIAFKEEEGTFQPFKKMIVRVKEEIIRMEQPLDMRKRGKYISPEELLELYENGEEFIILDTRNNYESEVGKFKNAITPDIDSFREFPQALESLKHKKDKKIVTYCTGGIRCEKATSYMLSRGFTEVYQLKDGIINFCQKYPNTVWEGKCFVFDQRLISEIEPGSVCISSCIHCGASCDRYFNCKYPPCDELVILCESCGDELEGCCSVECALAYQSYSKKKSRKRQGYKSKHLRRKQ from the coding sequence ATGAGCCAGATTCATATAATTCTCTTTTACAAATTCACTGAAATGGACGAGCCGGAGGAATTTGCATCCGAACAGAGGGATTTCTGCAAAAGGCTGGGATTGCTCGGGAAAATACTCGTTGCAAAGGAAGGAATAAACGGCTCGCTTTCAGGATCGGAAGATCAAATCCGGAGATATAAGGAATACCTGTCAGGTATTCCGCAGTTCTCCGACATAGCGTTCAAGGAAGAGGAGGGAACATTCCAGCCGTTCAAAAAGATGATAGTCCGGGTGAAGGAGGAGATTATACGAATGGAGCAGCCCCTCGATATGAGGAAAAGAGGCAAATATATTTCGCCCGAAGAACTGCTGGAGTTATATGAGAACGGAGAGGAGTTCATAATTCTTGATACGCGAAACAACTATGAGTCCGAGGTTGGTAAATTCAAGAATGCCATAACACCCGACATCGACTCGTTCAGGGAATTTCCTCAAGCCCTTGAAAGCTTGAAACATAAGAAGGACAAGAAAATCGTCACTTATTGTACAGGCGGCATCAGGTGCGAAAAAGCCACCTCGTATATGTTAAGCCGGGGCTTTACCGAAGTTTATCAGTTAAAAGACGGGATTATTAATTTTTGCCAGAAATACCCGAATACAGTTTGGGAGGGAAAGTGCTTTGTATTCGACCAGAGGCTTATTTCCGAAATAGAGCCCGGGAGCGTATGCATTTCTTCCTGCATTCACTGTGGTGCGAGCTGCGACCGTTACTTTAACTGCAAATACCCCCCGTGTGATGAGCTTGTAATTCTATGTGAAAGCTGCGGAGATGAGCTTGAGGGCTGCTGCTCTGTCGAATGCGCCCTGGCATACCAGTCTTACTCAAAGAAAAAATCCCGTAAAAGACAGGGCTACAAATCAAAACATCTTAGAAGAAAACAATAA
- a CDS encoding phosphoketolase family protein: MATLSKKLLDKIHRYWQAANYLSVGQIYLKENPLLREPLKAEHIKPRLLGHFGTVPGLNLIYVHLNRIIRDYGANIIYIAGPGHGGPALFANTYLEGTYTEIYPDITQDEEGMLRLFRQFSWPGGMPSHAGPQTPGSINEGGELGYSLAHAFGAAMDNPDLLVACVVGDGEAETGALAASWQSNKFLNPARDGAVLPVLHLNGYKIAGPTVLGRTGDKELRSLFGGLGYSVYFVEGDDPHKVHKSMAKTLDTIYAEIKGIQEDARRKGFTRRPDWPMIILRTPKGWTAPESIDGLQIEGTFRSHQVPVTNVRENPEHLRILEDWMRSYEPEKLFDKSGRIIGDLAELAPSGDRRMGSNPHANGGKLLAALDLPDFSDYALDIKEPGTLTAESTRELGEFLRDVFKKNEDQKNFRLFCPDETKSNRLNAVFEVTDRCLVEKIIDTDDHIAPDGRVMEVLSEHMCQGWLEGYLLTGRHGIFPCYEAFATIVDSMLNQHAKWLKMCSEIPWRAPLSSLNYLLTSHSWRQDHNGYSHQGPGFIDSLMSKKSSVVRIYLPPDANCLLSVADHCLRSTDYINLIIAGKQPELQWLDMDSARKHCAKGASVWEWASNDGGSEPDVIMGCAGDVPTLETVAAAWLLRKHLPELRVRLVNVVDLMTLNLHKDHPHGLDEASFRDLFTDTAPVVFAFHGYPRVIHELVYRRPEPERFHVRGYMEEGTTTTPFDMVACNAMSRYHLAIEVLHRVGRLQSISGDIITHFNDKLDEHRRYALAHGEDMPEIQNWKWTNELHAGE; encoded by the coding sequence GTGGCTACTCTCTCTAAAAAATTACTCGATAAAATTCATAGATACTGGCAGGCCGCGAATTATTTATCCGTCGGGCAGATATATCTTAAAGAAAATCCCCTTCTCCGCGAGCCCCTCAAGGCCGAACATATTAAGCCCAGACTATTGGGACACTTCGGAACAGTTCCCGGCCTGAACCTGATTTACGTACACCTGAACAGAATAATCAGGGATTACGGCGCAAACATTATTTATATCGCGGGCCCCGGGCACGGAGGTCCCGCCCTGTTCGCCAATACCTACCTCGAAGGCACATACACCGAAATATATCCCGACATTACGCAGGACGAAGAAGGAATGCTCCGGCTGTTTAGACAGTTCTCATGGCCGGGAGGAATGCCGAGCCACGCGGGACCGCAGACTCCGGGCTCCATTAACGAAGGAGGGGAACTCGGGTACTCACTTGCACACGCCTTCGGTGCCGCTATGGACAACCCCGATTTGCTGGTAGCCTGCGTCGTAGGGGACGGAGAAGCCGAAACCGGCGCGCTTGCGGCGAGCTGGCAGTCGAACAAATTCCTGAATCCTGCGAGGGACGGCGCCGTACTCCCTGTCCTCCACCTAAACGGTTACAAGATAGCGGGCCCGACGGTGCTGGGAAGAACTGGTGACAAGGAGCTCAGGTCACTCTTCGGCGGCCTCGGATATTCCGTCTATTTCGTCGAAGGAGACGACCCCCATAAAGTGCATAAAAGTATGGCAAAGACGCTGGATACAATATACGCCGAAATAAAGGGCATTCAGGAAGACGCCCGGAGAAAGGGGTTTACGCGGCGCCCGGACTGGCCAATGATTATCCTCCGCACGCCCAAGGGCTGGACCGCGCCCGAATCCATCGATGGTCTTCAGATTGAGGGAACGTTCCGGTCGCATCAGGTCCCTGTGACAAACGTAAGGGAGAACCCGGAGCACTTGAGGATTTTGGAGGATTGGATGAGGAGCTATGAGCCGGAGAAGCTATTTGATAAATCCGGCCGCATAATCGGGGACCTTGCGGAACTGGCCCCTTCCGGTGATAGGCGCATGGGCTCGAACCCCCATGCGAACGGAGGGAAGCTGCTTGCGGCGCTCGACCTCCCTGATTTCTCAGATTATGCGCTTGACATAAAAGAGCCGGGGACGCTCACAGCTGAATCCACTCGCGAGCTCGGCGAATTCCTCCGTGACGTTTTCAAAAAGAATGAGGATCAGAAGAATTTCCGTCTCTTCTGTCCTGATGAAACGAAATCCAACAGGCTAAACGCAGTTTTCGAGGTAACAGACCGCTGCTTAGTAGAAAAGATTATCGATACGGACGATCATATAGCCCCTGACGGCCGAGTGATGGAAGTACTGAGCGAGCACATGTGTCAGGGATGGCTCGAGGGTTATTTATTAACCGGGAGGCACGGAATCTTTCCCTGCTACGAGGCATTCGCAACGATTGTTGACTCTATGCTCAATCAGCATGCCAAATGGCTCAAGATGTGCTCAGAAATACCGTGGCGTGCGCCCCTCTCCTCACTTAACTACCTCCTGACTTCTCACTCATGGCGGCAGGACCATAACGGTTACAGCCATCAGGGACCCGGTTTCATCGACTCGCTTATGAGCAAGAAAAGCTCCGTAGTGCGAATTTATCTCCCGCCCGACGCAAACTGCCTCCTTTCAGTAGCGGACCATTGTCTCAGATCAACGGACTATATAAACCTTATCATTGCAGGTAAACAGCCGGAGCTCCAGTGGCTTGACATGGACTCGGCACGTAAACACTGCGCAAAAGGAGCTTCCGTCTGGGAATGGGCATCAAACGACGGCGGCTCCGAGCCCGATGTGATAATGGGATGCGCGGGCGATGTGCCCACGCTTGAGACCGTGGCCGCTGCGTGGCTTCTCCGCAAACACCTTCCCGAACTCAGGGTCCGCCTGGTCAACGTGGTCGATTTGATGACACTCAATCTTCACAAAGACCACCCGCACGGGCTCGACGAGGCTTCATTCAGAGATCTGTTTACCGATACCGCGCCAGTTGTGTTTGCCTTTCACGGCTATCCGAGGGTTATTCATGAACTCGTCTACCGTAGGCCCGAGCCCGAGCGCTTTCATGTACGCGGTTATATGGAGGAAGGCACAACAACCACTCCTTTCGACATGGTTGCCTGCAACGCGATGAGCCGTTACCATCTCGCAATAGAAGTGCTGCACAGGGTCGGGCGCCTCCAGTCAATATCCGGCGACATCATAACTCACTTTAACGATAAGCTTGACGAACATAGACGCTATGCTCTTGCGCACGGTGAGGATATGCCGGAGATTCAAAACTGGAAGTGGACGAACGAGTTACATGCCGGCGAATAA
- a CDS encoding DUF2934 domain-containing protein: MATNNKETTPKKTAAKKAAAPKTPRKRSASANKSIHDKIAKKAYELYEQSGRIDGKDVEHWLQAEKMVSSGKKKNKDSNS; this comes from the coding sequence ATGGCAACTAATAATAAAGAAACAACGCCTAAAAAGACAGCGGCTAAAAAAGCGGCAGCGCCTAAAACCCCGAGGAAAAGATCGGCGTCCGCAAATAAATCCATCCATGACAAAATAGCAAAAAAGGCCTACGAGTTATACGAGCAAAGCGGACGTATAGACGGCAAAGACGTCGAACACTGGCTTCAGGCAGAAAAGATGGTAAGCAGCGGCAAAAAGAAAAATAAAGATTCTAATAGCTGA
- a CDS encoding glucosidase, which yields MTKPAKLTTEEKRLKQDRERKAYWRRWGPYLSERQWGTVREDYSPGGTAWEYLPHDHARSRAYRWGEDGIAGISDNHQRLCFAVALWNGHDPILKERLFGLTGNEGNHGEDVKEYYYYLDNTPSHSYMKCLYKYPQNAYPYSDLVNENTRRSRLEPEYELIDTGVFDENRYFDIFVEYAKKNPEDVLIKITIINRGPSEAVLHLLPTLWFRNTWSWNGGQKPSMRYTESEEEIKVVEADHHTLGKRWLYCDNSASLLFTENESNFERLFGTENPSPYVKDGINRYIVEGDESAVNPKGNGTKMSSHYALAIPGGEARTVKLRLCDDHNMSAPFGRDFESVFSRRIREADEFHKKICSYAMPEDLKTIKRQAFAGLLWTKQYYYYVVEEWLDGDSLFPPPPESRKSGRNREWTHLYNDDILSMPDKWEYPWFAAWDLAFHTIPLAMIDPDFAKRQLTRLTREWYMHPNGQIPAYEWAFGDVNPPVHAWAAWRVYNIERKMYGRKDIRFLERVFQKLLLNFTWWVNRKDKEGKNVFEGGFLGLDNIGVFDRNVKLPDGVFLEQADGTSWMGMYCLNMLTIAIELAKENPSYEDIASKFYEHFLYIAKAINQPDRGHDGLWDENDNFYYDVLHLPGGGHLPMKLRSMVGLIPLYAIETLEPDALEKLKGFSRRMEWFIENRPDLQNNVACMKTKGIGERRILSIVDQHKLRLILRGMLDENEFLSPYGIRALSKYYKDNPYVFRADGHEHVVNYEPAESSSGLFGGNSNWRGPVWFPVNFLILESLQKFHHYLGDNFKVECPTGSGNYMNLWEVAAEISHRMVRIFKKDASGRRAVFGGTEKFQTDPHWNSCIPFYEYFHGDNGAGIGASHQTGWTGLVAKLIRQSGEYGTIDEI from the coding sequence ATGACCAAACCAGCCAAACTCACTACGGAAGAAAAACGATTAAAGCAGGATAGGGAAAGAAAGGCATACTGGAGAAGGTGGGGGCCTTACCTCAGCGAAAGACAATGGGGAACCGTAAGGGAAGACTACAGCCCGGGGGGCACAGCCTGGGAATACCTGCCCCACGACCATGCCCGCTCGCGCGCCTACAGATGGGGAGAGGACGGCATTGCAGGAATTTCAGATAACCATCAAAGGCTTTGCTTCGCGGTCGCGCTGTGGAACGGACATGATCCGATTTTGAAAGAGCGCCTTTTTGGTCTCACCGGAAATGAGGGCAACCACGGTGAGGACGTAAAGGAATATTATTATTACCTTGACAATACGCCGTCACACTCTTATATGAAATGTCTTTATAAGTACCCCCAGAACGCATACCCCTATTCGGATCTGGTCAATGAAAACACAAGAAGGTCCCGTCTTGAACCGGAATACGAGCTGATCGACACCGGGGTATTCGACGAGAACCGCTATTTTGATATATTCGTCGAGTACGCCAAAAAAAACCCCGAGGATGTTCTAATAAAAATTACTATCATAAACCGGGGCCCCTCAGAAGCGGTTCTGCACCTGCTTCCCACTCTTTGGTTCAGGAATACATGGTCCTGGAACGGGGGTCAAAAACCTTCTATGAGATACACGGAATCAGAAGAGGAAATAAAGGTGGTAGAGGCCGACCACCATACGCTCGGCAAAAGATGGCTTTACTGCGACAACTCGGCAAGCCTTCTATTCACCGAGAATGAAAGCAATTTTGAGAGGCTTTTCGGCACCGAAAATCCCTCCCCGTATGTAAAAGACGGCATTAACCGTTACATAGTCGAAGGCGACGAGAGCGCGGTAAATCCCAAGGGGAACGGGACAAAGATGTCTTCTCATTACGCTCTTGCCATTCCCGGGGGCGAGGCCCGCACCGTGAAGCTCAGGCTTTGCGATGACCATAATATGTCCGCCCCGTTCGGAAGGGATTTTGAGTCGGTTTTTTCCAGGCGAATCAGGGAAGCCGATGAGTTTCATAAAAAAATCTGCTCCTATGCGATGCCGGAAGATTTAAAAACCATAAAGCGGCAGGCTTTCGCCGGCCTGCTCTGGACGAAACAGTATTATTACTACGTCGTCGAGGAGTGGCTGGATGGGGACTCCCTATTCCCCCCTCCGCCCGAGTCGCGCAAGAGCGGAAGAAACCGCGAATGGACCCATCTTTATAACGACGACATACTTTCCATGCCGGACAAATGGGAGTATCCGTGGTTTGCCGCTTGGGACCTCGCGTTTCATACAATCCCGCTAGCGATGATTGATCCCGACTTTGCCAAACGCCAGCTTACCCGGCTGACAAGAGAATGGTACATGCATCCGAACGGACAGATACCGGCTTATGAGTGGGCCTTCGGCGACGTGAACCCTCCTGTTCACGCGTGGGCGGCCTGGAGAGTATACAATATCGAGAGAAAGATGTACGGAAGGAAAGACATACGCTTTCTGGAAAGGGTATTCCAGAAGCTTCTCCTAAATTTCACATGGTGGGTCAATCGTAAGGACAAGGAAGGCAAAAACGTATTCGAAGGCGGATTCCTCGGACTCGACAATATAGGCGTTTTCGACAGGAACGTAAAACTTCCTGACGGAGTTTTCCTCGAGCAGGCCGACGGGACAAGCTGGATGGGCATGTACTGCCTCAACATGCTGACAATCGCTATCGAGCTTGCGAAAGAAAATCCGAGTTATGAAGATATAGCCAGTAAATTTTACGAACATTTCCTCTACATAGCGAAGGCTATAAACCAGCCAGACCGCGGCCACGACGGACTCTGGGATGAGAATGATAATTTCTACTACGACGTTCTTCACCTTCCTGGCGGCGGTCATCTCCCGATGAAGCTGAGGTCAATGGTAGGACTGATACCGCTCTACGCGATAGAGACACTCGAACCCGATGCCCTCGAAAAGCTCAAGGGATTCAGCAGAAGGATGGAATGGTTTATCGAGAACAGGCCGGACCTTCAAAACAATGTTGCATGCATGAAGACAAAGGGCATAGGAGAAAGGAGAATTCTCTCGATCGTGGATCAGCATAAACTGAGGCTCATTCTCCGAGGAATGCTCGATGAAAACGAGTTCCTGAGCCCCTACGGAATCCGTGCGTTGTCGAAATACTACAAGGATAACCCCTACGTCTTCCGGGCTGACGGCCATGAGCATGTCGTCAATTACGAGCCCGCTGAGTCTTCAAGCGGTCTCTTCGGAGGGAACTCGAACTGGAGAGGTCCCGTGTGGTTTCCCGTGAACTTCCTCATCTTGGAGTCGCTTCAGAAATTCCACCATTACCTGGGAGACAATTTCAAGGTCGAGTGCCCTACGGGCTCGGGCAACTATATGAATCTGTGGGAGGTGGCCGCGGAGATATCGCACAGGATGGTGAGGATATTCAAAAAGGACGCCTCCGGAAGAAGGGCCGTTTTCGGAGGCACGGAGAAATTTCAGACAGACCCGCACTGGAACTCCTGCATACCCTTCTACGAATATTTTCACGGGGACAACGGCGCGGGTATCGGGGCGAGCCACCAGACTGGATGGACCGGACTCGTAGCAAAACTCATACGTCAGTCAGGCGAGTACGGCACAATAGACGAAATCTGA